The following are from one region of the Chlamydiota bacterium genome:
- a CDS encoding YncE family protein, whose product MRTPIGIAVACAVVAAVAVSAEEVVYIANGYGHSMTQPEWSSVMMLRGSDLKILQTLVLPAFDAHSIAITPDRSQLWVTCPNGYHLFVIDAESFQYIESLDFSDTLSEPMGIAVTPDGEQVFVAMHQDDLLVRFDADSCAPLAPDLHADVEGSFIVFTPEGTRFCLVDQGSRKVRIFRTADRRPLYTYTLGEHGGLGDAAASPDGQYLYVSTMDHHRIDRLTLQDPWMITPLPTDGFTRPRGIDISPDGNYLFIGHYIPDAAKVTMWQLAPFWANVAQADIPSNGRRVVRNRDCTRIYVTEHAEHECRAYRVNTGEESMFLDAVADLNTIEGYRATPVGVAVGDWEPHRRNYLNLRVTPGYLEAGEEGVLGYECGFDVLDFRDTPVDIYLAAVRDPVAVNRPSTVEEALAGGEVWFYGSGMAYAYTGALREPTWSGVRFPPTAVSGTLPFTAGGGWNDRWVFAAAFVRAGVGPVRTDGIPVENSNIFRLP is encoded by the coding sequence ATGAGAACGCCGATCGGCATCGCGGTTGCATGCGCCGTCGTTGCCGCCGTTGCGGTGTCCGCCGAGGAGGTGGTGTACATCGCCAACGGCTACGGGCACAGCATGACGCAGCCGGAATGGAGTTCGGTGATGATGCTGCGCGGGAGCGATCTCAAGATTCTCCAGACGCTCGTCCTTCCCGCATTCGACGCGCACTCGATCGCAATCACCCCGGACCGTTCGCAGCTCTGGGTGACCTGCCCGAACGGGTATCATCTGTTCGTCATAGACGCGGAGAGCTTCCAGTACATCGAGAGCCTCGATTTCAGCGACACCCTTTCCGAACCGATGGGCATTGCGGTGACGCCCGACGGGGAGCAGGTATTCGTGGCGATGCACCAGGACGACCTTCTGGTTCGGTTCGACGCGGACAGCTGCGCGCCGTTGGCGCCCGATCTGCATGCCGACGTGGAGGGGTCGTTCATCGTCTTCACCCCCGAAGGCACCAGATTCTGCCTTGTCGATCAGGGTTCCCGGAAGGTGAGGATCTTCCGCACCGCGGACCGCCGGCCGCTGTATACGTACACCCTCGGTGAGCACGGCGGACTGGGGGACGCGGCGGCGAGTCCCGACGGACAGTATCTCTACGTCAGCACGATGGACCACCACAGGATCGACCGGTTGACGCTGCAGGACCCGTGGATGATCACGCCGCTGCCCACCGACGGATTCACGAGGCCCCGCGGGATCGATATCTCGCCGGACGGGAACTACCTCTTCATCGGGCACTATATCCCGGATGCGGCCAAGGTTACGATGTGGCAGCTCGCCCCGTTCTGGGCTAACGTGGCCCAGGCGGATATCCCCTCCAACGGAAGGCGCGTCGTGAGGAACCGCGACTGCACGAGGATCTATGTCACCGAGCACGCCGAGCATGAGTGCCGCGCATACAGGGTGAACACGGGCGAGGAGAGCATGTTCCTCGACGCGGTCGCTGACCTGAACACGATCGAGGGCTACAGGGCGACCCCTGTCGGCGTGGCCGTGGGCGACTGGGAGCCGCACCGGAGGAACTACCTCAACCTGCGCGTGACACCGGGTTATCTGGAGGCGGGGGAGGAGGGCGTTCTCGGCTACGAATGCGGCTTCGACGTGCTCGACTTCAGGGACACCCCGGTCGACATCTACCTCGCCGCCGTCAGGGATCCGGTCGCCGTCAACCGTCCCTCGACCGTGGAGGAGGCGCTCGCGGGCGGGGAGGTCTGGTTCTACGGCAGCGGGATGGCGTACGCCTACACCGGCGCCCTGCGCGAGCCGACCTGGAGCGGCGTGCGGTTCCCCCCGACGGCCGTCTCGGGGACGCTCCCGTTCACCGCCGGCGG